In Bacteroidales bacterium, the sequence AAGCCCTGTAAAATAAAGTGCAGGAAGTACTTGACTTATTAACTAAAAATGGTTAATATTGAAGGTTTTTAGACAGTCTGACGTTAGGGGGTAATTGGGTTATAAAATAATTTTTTTTGCTAATTGTGTTAACTATTTAGTTAACTTTGTGCCATGGTTAGAGAAATAATTTTTTGGGAGGATTATTTTGAAATCTTTTACAATCAGCAGGACCTGAAAGTTAAAAGAAAAATTGACCACGTTCTTTGGCTTGTCAGAAATACTGAAAGGGTTCCGAAAAAGTTCCTTAAACACCTGGAAGATACTGACGGACTTTATGAAATCAGAGTCAGCACGACGTTTAAAGAGATTCGTATTTTGTCCTTTTTTGAAGATCAAAAGCTAATCATTCTGATTAATAGCTTTATGAAGAAATCCCAAAAAACTCCAAAAAAGGAGATTGAAATAGGACAAAAATTGAAACGGGAATATTATGATTTTAAAAACAGGAGCACAAAATGAATAAGATAACAACATTTGAAGAACATATTGAAAAACAATACGGCAGCAAGGGTACCCTGGAAAGGGAGAAATTCGAAGCTGAAGCAATGGCTTTCCGACTTGGCGAATTATTAAAAGAAGCAAGAATAGAAGCTAAGCTGACCCAAGAAGAGCTTGCCAGCAAAACCGGAACCAAGAAAAGCTATATTTCACGGATTGAAGCTGGCAAGAGTGAAATCCAATTATCA encodes:
- a CDS encoding type II toxin-antitoxin system RelE/ParE family toxin, with protein sequence MVREIIFWEDYFEIFYNQQDLKVKRKIDHVLWLVRNTERVPKKFLKHLEDTDGLYEIRVSTTFKEIRILSFFEDQKLIILINSFMKKSQKTPKKEIEIGQKLKREYYDFKNRSTK
- a CDS encoding helix-turn-helix domain-containing protein, whose translation is MNKITTFEEHIEKQYGSKGTLEREKFEAEAMAFRLGELLKEARIEAKLTQEELASKTGTKKSYISRIEAGKSEIQLSTFYRILKIGLGKNLQISIE